The Pseudomonadota bacterium region GGTCCGCATCTCAAAATCATGCCTTGTCGTTGATTTCCGAAATCATTTTCGGTTACTCACAGATGTTGTGGATAACTTTGTTGATGAAAGGCCAGGAGCGCTCCGATCGCGCCGCTGCGCGAGCGCTTTTTGTCAGATTGGCGAAAATTTCGCCGATTCGCCCAAGCGTATCTGATTCAATGACTTAGGAGATTCGGCGAGGTTTCGCGCCGATCCGCGGATTAACATTTTCACGATTCTGTCAAGTCCGCGCGGTGGTGTGTATAAGCGCCTCGCGCAAGGCTTGAATTCGCCGGGTTTTCATGATTCGTGCAGCGTTTCAGGCGATTGCGCCGGGGCGCGGCGAGGGGCGGCAAACGCGTCCCGGGGCGGGCTTGAAAAAACCATGGAATCGAGACGGATTCGTGATGCCGTCGAGGCGGCGGCAAAGGGCGCAAAGCGCGTCGATTTCCAGGGCTGCCGCTGTGCCGGCAGCCCTGGTGTTCAAGCTCAGGCCTTGCCCGTAACGCGATGGCGCCGCGCGAACAAGCCGCCCAGGGCGCTGGCGAGCAACAGAACCGGCGCCGGCACCGGCACCGGTTGCGTGCCACGCAGTTCCGACAGGAACACCGCGCTGTCCCACAGGGGGTCATTGGAGTCGGCGATCACGGCCTTGATGTCGTGGACGGTACGGGTCGGGTCGAGCAGCCCGGCGGCGGTCAGCACCGCGGTGTAGCCGTCGAATTCGAACGGCGCCGCCGTGGCGCCGCCGTTGACGTTGGGCGTGAAGAAACCGTTGTCGTTCTGGGTGGTATCGGTGCACGGAAACACGCCATTCGAAGTGCAGTTGTCCAGCACCACGAAATTACCGGGATCCAGGCGGGCGACGTTGACGCCGTCGATCAGCAGCGCGAAGCCGTCGCGGAAAATGCCGGTCCATTCCGGGTATTCCTCGGACGCGAACACGAACTTGGTGGTCACACCGGTGACGCCCGGCGCGACGGTGAAGGAGAAGCTCAACTGGTCACGGTCGTAGGTCCACTGCTTGCTGAGCGAGGAGACCTCGAAACTCGCGCCGGTGCCGGTGACATTGGTATAGCCCGACGAGGTGTTGGTGGTGGGGAAATTCGCCGAGCCGGTGGTCAGCACGATGCCGCCGCTATTGATGACGGTGCCGAACTCGCTCGCGCCGTAGACGCGCCCCTGGTTATTGGCTCCGATGTAATTGATGGAGCCGGCGGTGACGGTGATGCCGCTGTCCGGCGCCAGCCATGCGTCGACCAGTTGATTGCCGGTCGCCGAAGGCGGCGTGACGACCGGCGGTGTGACCGGCAGGGGCGGCGATGACGGGCTCTCGGTTTCCAGCGACTCGAGCTCCGCTTCGGTCATTTCGGCGATATCGGCATCGTCGGCTTTTTCAGCGCCGTATTGCAGCACGTAGAGGTCGTCCGCCGAGGGGTTGTCGTCGACACCGTCGCCGCCGCCGCCGCCGCCGCCGCTGTTGCCGCCACCGCCGCCGGAGCCGCCGGCGGCGAAGCTGGCGCCGCTGGCGACCAGGGTCAGGACAAAAACGAGATCACGAAGCTGGCGGGTGGTCATGTCGAGTGTTCCGATGATTGATGGGGCCGTGGCGTCGCACGCGTGCGGCGCCTTTGGCGCAACACGAACGACAGGTTTGTGCTTTCATCGTGCGAGGGCGGTTGCGCGTTCAAGTGCGACGCCACTCGAGCGCCCTGTGTTGCAGTTGTTGACAATTGCGCGGCGCCTGGGCGCGGCCCGACCGCGCGATTGACGCCCCCGCGGCGCGGCGGGAGCATAGAGCCCGACGGGCGAAGTCAGACGAGGAATTCCCGACATGGCAGGTGGATGGTCGCGCGACGGCGCGGTACAGGATCAAATCGACCAGAGCGTCGCCGACGCCGTCGAGCATGCGCGCCTGGCCCTGGCCGGCGGCGTGAGCCGGCCCGATTGCGAGGACTGCGGCGAGCCCATTCCCGAGGCGCGCCGCCAGGCGGTGCCGGGCGTTCGCCGCTGCGTTGCCTGCCAGGAGCAGCACGATGCCGACGCGCGCTTCCAAAGCACCTTCAACCGTCGCGGCAGCAAGGACAGCCAACTGCGCTGAGCGTCGCGATCGCGACGCCAGCTCGCGGCGCGGCGCGCATAACCCTACCGGGGACTGGCAATCCTCGGCGCATTCGTCAGGATAGGGCGTTCGACTGAACTCTTGAGGAGCAAGACATGTTTTCCCACATCATGGTCGGCAGCAGCGACATCCCGCGTTCCAAGGCTTTCTACGATGCGGTGCTCGGCGCGCTGGGCGCGAAGCCGGCGATCACCGACGACAAGGGCCGCCTGATCTACATGCATAACGGTGGCGTGTTCCTGGTGACCCCGCCCATCAATGGTCAGGCGGCCACTGGCGCCAACGGCGGCACCATCGGCTTTGCCTGTGATTCGCAGGCCAAGGTCGACGCCTGGCATGCGGCGGGCGTGGCCAATGGCGGCACCAGCATCGAAGATCCGCCGGGCGTGCGCCAGGGCGCATCGGGCAAGATGTACCTCGCTTACCTGCGTGATCCGGCCGGCAACAAGCTGTGCGGTCTGTATCGCATGCCGTAACGGCGCTCTCGCACTGACGCGAGCGGGCCGCGCACCTCGCGCGGTGTCGCCCGCGACGCCGACGCGGCGTACTTTGCGCCGCGCCTGGCGCCCGTTCAGGGACAGGTCTCGCGTGCTGTCCCTTTCATTTTCCGGACACCGATCTTGAACACCGACGCGCAGCCCCTGCTCACCCCACCGTTCCTGCTGATGTTGCTGACCAGTCTCATCGTCGGCATGTCGTTCTCCACCTACTTCCTGCTGCCGAAGTTCTTCGCCGTCGAGCTCGATGCGGACGCGGCCACCATCGGCGGCTTGAGCGCCGTGTCGCTGCTCGCCTCGGTGTTCTGCATGCCCTATGCCGGCGTGCAGATCGATCGCCATGGGCGCCGCCTGTTCGTGATCGTGGGCGCGGTGCTGTTCGCGATCGCGTGCGCGGGCTTCCTGTTCGTGGACCGTGTCGGCCCGTTGTTGTGGATGCTGCGCCTGGCGCAGGGCATTGGCTGGCCGCTGTACTACCTCGCCTTGTCCACCCTCGCCACCGATATCGCGCCCAAGGCGCGCATGGGCCAGGCCATCGGCATGTTCGGCGGCGTGATGATCTCGACCAACGCGCTCGGCCCGGCCCTGGCGGAGTGGGGGGCGCATCACTTCGGTTGGCAGGCGGTGTTCGCGGCCACCGTGGTGGCGGCCTTGCTGGCGGCGGTGCTTGCCTACTGGCTACCCGACACGCATCGGCCGCAGGCCCATGACGAGACCACCACCATGGCCGAACTCATGCGCCGGCCGGGCCTCAAGCGTGTGCTGGTGGTGACGGCCATGGTCGGCTGGACCTTCGGCGCGATGTTCACCTTCTACCAGCCGTGGGCACTGGCCAGCGGTTTCAAACAGGTCTCGGCCTTCCTGGTGGCGTTCGCGGGCTGCGCGATGGTGATGCGGCTCGGCCTCGGCGGCGTGGCCGACAGGCTAGGCCGCCTGCGCGTGGCCAAGGTCACGCTGGTGCTGTACATCATCGCGCCCTTGACCCTCATCGGGCTGCCGACGCTGGGCCTGTTCGTGACCGGCGCCTTGCTCGGTCTCGCCCACGGCATGTTCTTTCCGGCCTTCAATGCCGTCGCCATCGAGTACGCGCACGAGAGCGAGCGCGGCAAGGTCATGGGCGCCTACAACGGCGCGTTCAACATCGGCTTCGCGGCGGGCAGTTACCTGTTGGGCTACGTCGCCATCGCCACCAGCTATCCGACCATCTTCGTGATCGCGGCACTGACCTGCACGGTCGCGTTCGTATTGCTCATCCGCTCGCCGGAACGGGCCCTGCCGGGAGCAAGGCCCACATAGCATTGCAGGGCGGGGTGCTCAGAAATCGACGTCGCGCGTCTCCGGCCCCATCGCCGCACCGACGGTGGCGATGACGGCGCCCAGGCACAACAGCAGCGCCGGCGCCGTGGTGGCGCCTACCCACTGCCCAAGCCACTGCAGGTAGAAGGCGTAGAACGACGGCACGATGACCGACAGGCTGAAGCCGACACCGAAACCGGTGGCGCGTACGTCCGTCACGAAGCGTTCGTTGATGTAGGTGACGATGATGCCCCACGGCGCCGTGACCAGCACCGCGAGCACGGCAACCAGCGCCATGATGGCCGGCAGCGGCAAACCTTCGCCGTGGGCGAGCAGGTAGAGCAGGCCACTGCCGACAGTCGCAATCAGCGGGCCGAGAATGAGAAAGCTGCGGCGCCGTCCAATCTTCTGGCCGAGCATGCCGGCGCCGATGTAGGTGAAAAAAAGAATTGAATAGGTGACCAGCAGCGTGATGCTGATGTCGACCTTGCTCATGTGCAGCATGGTGGGCAACAAGGTCGATGGCAGGAAGATGGTGATGATGTTCTGCGTCGTCCAGAAGCCGGTCATCATCAACAACACCTGCAGCAGTTGGCGTCCGGCGTGGCCGCGCATGAGCGTCGCGAGCGGTTGCCGCGCCTGGCTGCCACGGGTTTCCTGCGTCCAGATCTCCGATTCGGAGACATGGTAGATGTAATACAGCGCCAGCACGCCGCCGAGCACGGCGCCGATCATGAAGGGAATGCGCCAGCCCCACTCGGCATAGGGCGAATCCAGCCCGTCCAGCGGGAACACCGCGAAGGTGGCGATGGCAACGAGATTGATGGCGACGTAGGCGAGGCAGAAGCCCGACATCAGGAACCCGCCCACCAGCCCGCGATGTTCCTTGTTCGATGATTCCAGCGCCAGCGGATGGGCGCCGGTGTAGCCGCCGCCGAGACAGATGCCGTCGAGAAAACGCAGCACCACCAGCAGCAGGTAGGAAGCGATACCGATCTGCGCATAGCCGGGGATGAGACCGATCAAGAGCGTGATGACGCTGAAGCCGGCCACCGAATAGATGGACGCCATGCGCCGCCCGATGCGGTCGGCAATCATGCCGAACAGCACCGCGCCCAGCGGTCGTCCGAGCAGGGTGGTGATGAACACCAGCGAGCCGAGCAGCGCGGCGCTCGCGGGGTCGACCCCGGCGCCCTGGAAGTAGCCCATCACCGGTGACAGCACCACCACCGGCAGGTAGATATCGAACATGTCGATGACTTCCGAGAAGAACGCGCCCTTGATGGCCGAGCGTCGACGCTGGGTGCGCGCATCGACATCGTCCATGGACGGCGGCGCCAAGGGCGCGGCGTGCTTCGCTTCAGCCACCGAGCAGCTCCAGCTCGAAATCATCGGGCAGGCACACGAACATGAGACGCACCGGCCCGTCCAGCACCCGCGTCAGATGCCCTTGCCCTCCTGTGTCGTCCGCCATGAACACCTCACCCGCGCCCCATTCGCGTCGCGCGCCGCCGGCCACTTCCACCTCGAGGCGGCCGCTCAACACGATCACGAACTGGCGATTGGGCGCCGGATGCCAGTCCTGGTCCAGCCCCACCGGCAACTCGACGAACAACACGTTCACCGCGCCCAGCGCGCGCGACAAGTGAAAGGTCCAGCCGGCATCGCTGCGCGTGTCGGGCAGCGCCACCTCGATGTCGCTGAATACCGAAACCCCGTGTTCGTTCTCGTGAAAGCGCGTCAGCTTCATGAAATGCTCCTGTCGATTTGATATGAGCCCATGGTGATTACGTGGGAGGTCATTGCGGCGTGCTACCCGCTTGCCTAGCATCGCCCGTCACTGCATCCATCCTCGAGAGACATCGCCATGCACCGTTCCCCGCTCGACACCACCCGTTTCATCTTCAATGCCTTCGCCCAAGGCGATATTCCGGCCTTGCTCGCCTGCCTCGCCGACGACGTCGAATGGGAATACGGGCCATGTTCGCAGGATGTGCCCTGGTACCAGAACCGCACGGGCATCGCCGGCGCGATGGAATTCTTCCACAGCCTGGCGGCGGTCGAATTCCACAAGTTCGAAACCACCGCGTTCCTGGCCGAAGGCAACACCGTGGTGGTGCTGCTCGACTCCGACTACAGCGTCCGGAGCAACGGCAATCGCGTGGTGTACGAAGACGCCGTGTTCGTGGTGCGATTCAACGATGAAGGCAAGATTCGTCGCTTCGCCCATCGCGTCGATCTGCACCAGGCGTGGCTGGCCTGGCATGGCGAGCAGCGCGCCTGACGCCGCGCAGCGACGCGACCTCATCACTTCGTCACGTACCAGACCGCGAGACTCGATGCCGCGCCCGTCGACAGGCCGATGAAGAGTCCTTCGACAATGCCACGAATGCGCGCCTTGGAATTGGCGCGCGCCAGCATCCTGCTGAAGGACTCTTCCGGCACCTGCAACAGCGTTTCCGCCGTCACCTTGTCCTGCTCCAGTTGCTTGAGGGACTGGCGCAGGCTCTCGGCTTCCTGCTTGTTGTCGAAGGCCTCGCGCCGCAGTTCACCCACCGCTTCGGCGGCTGCCTCCAGTTCCTTGCGGATCTGATCGAGCCGCGCAATCCGTTCATCGACCGTGGCCGGGTCCAGCGCCTGGGTCAGATCGAGTTCGTAACGCAGGAATGGCAGGCTGACCGAGACCTTGGAGTTTTTCTTGATGGCCGCGATGACGGACTGGAGCTGTGACACGCTGGCCTCCCCTCGAATGATGTCGCAGTCAGGCGCGCCGCCGGCGACCGCCGGCGTGGCGCGCGCACCTCGCCTCAGCGCGCCAGCTGGCCGCGCGCGTACAGATCGCGCAGCACGCGATGTTGAATCTTGCCGGTGGCGGTGCGCGGCATCGCCGCGTCGCTGATGAAGCTCATGCTGCCCGGGCACTTGAAGCCGGCCAGGCGTTCGCGACACCAGCGTGCAAGCTCTTCTTCCGAGGCGCTCATGCCTTCATGCAGCACCACCACCGCGTGCACGGCTTCGCCCCATTTCTCATGGGCCACGCCGATGGCTGCCACGTCGCGCACCGCGGGGTGCTGGCCGAGTGCGTTCTCGACTTCGGTGGGATACACGTTCTCGCCGCCGCTGATGATCATGTTGCTCTTGCGATCGACCAGCCAGATGTAGCCGTCGGCATCGCGTCGCGCCATGTCACCGACCGAACACCATGCGCCATCGAAGGCCTCGGCGCTCTTCTCGTCATTCTTCCAGTAGCCATCGAACGCGTAGGCGGTGCGGGAATAGAGTTCGCCCACCTCGCCGTCGGCGACTTCGCGGCGTGCCTCGTCGAGCAGGCGAATGGCGCCGCTGCCCGCCCATTCGCGTCCCACCGAGCCCAGCTTGGCGAGCTGTTCCTCGGGCCGCAGTATCGTCACCCAGCCGGCTTCGGTCGAGCCGTAGAGTTCGTAGAGCTTGCCGTTGGGGAAGAGCTCCATGATGCCGCGCTTGGTTTCCTGGCGCGCCGGCGCCGACGAGATCATGAGTTTGCCCACCGCGCTGAGATCGTGGCGACGTTTCACCGCCTCGGGCAGGGCCAGCAACATGATGTAGTGGGTGGGCACCAGGGAGGTGAAGGTCACGCGCTCTTCGGCGAGCGTGCGCAGCAGCGCCTCGGCGTCGAAGCTG contains the following coding sequences:
- a CDS encoding choice-of-anchor L domain-containing protein, with translation MTTRQLRDLVFVLTLVASGASFAAGGSGGGGGNSGGGGGGGDGVDDNPSADDLYVLQYGAEKADDADIAEMTEAELESLETESPSSPPLPVTPPVVTPPSATGNQLVDAWLAPDSGITVTAGSINYIGANNQGRVYGASEFGTVINSGGIVLTTGSANFPTTNTSSGYTNVTGTGASFEVSSLSKQWTYDRDQLSFSFTVAPGVTGVTTKFVFASEEYPEWTGIFRDGFALLIDGVNVARLDPGNFVVLDNCTSNGVFPCTDTTQNDNGFFTPNVNGGATAAPFEFDGYTAVLTAAGLLDPTRTVHDIKAVIADSNDPLWDSAVFLSELRGTQPVPVPAPVLLLASALGGLFARRHRVTGKA
- a CDS encoding DksA/TraR family C4-type zinc finger protein; the encoded protein is MAGGWSRDGAVQDQIDQSVADAVEHARLALAGGVSRPDCEDCGEPIPEARRQAVPGVRRCVACQEQHDADARFQSTFNRRGSKDSQLR
- a CDS encoding VOC family protein — protein: MFSHIMVGSSDIPRSKAFYDAVLGALGAKPAITDDKGRLIYMHNGGVFLVTPPINGQAATGANGGTIGFACDSQAKVDAWHAAGVANGGTSIEDPPGVRQGASGKMYLAYLRDPAGNKLCGLYRMP
- a CDS encoding MFS transporter produces the protein MNTDAQPLLTPPFLLMLLTSLIVGMSFSTYFLLPKFFAVELDADAATIGGLSAVSLLASVFCMPYAGVQIDRHGRRLFVIVGAVLFAIACAGFLFVDRVGPLLWMLRLAQGIGWPLYYLALSTLATDIAPKARMGQAIGMFGGVMISTNALGPALAEWGAHHFGWQAVFAATVVAALLAAVLAYWLPDTHRPQAHDETTTMAELMRRPGLKRVLVVTAMVGWTFGAMFTFYQPWALASGFKQVSAFLVAFAGCAMVMRLGLGGVADRLGRLRVAKVTLVLYIIAPLTLIGLPTLGLFVTGALLGLAHGMFFPAFNAVAIEYAHESERGKVMGAYNGAFNIGFAAGSYLLGYVAIATSYPTIFVIAALTCTVAFVLLIRSPERALPGARPT
- a CDS encoding MFS transporter: MDDVDARTQRRRSAIKGAFFSEVIDMFDIYLPVVVLSPVMGYFQGAGVDPASAALLGSLVFITTLLGRPLGAVLFGMIADRIGRRMASIYSVAGFSVITLLIGLIPGYAQIGIASYLLLVVLRFLDGICLGGGYTGAHPLALESSNKEHRGLVGGFLMSGFCLAYVAINLVAIATFAVFPLDGLDSPYAEWGWRIPFMIGAVLGGVLALYYIYHVSESEIWTQETRGSQARQPLATLMRGHAGRQLLQVLLMMTGFWTTQNIITIFLPSTLLPTMLHMSKVDISITLLVTYSILFFTYIGAGMLGQKIGRRRSFLILGPLIATVGSGLLYLLAHGEGLPLPAIMALVAVLAVLVTAPWGIIVTYINERFVTDVRATGFGVGFSLSVIVPSFYAFYLQWLGQWVGATTAPALLLCLGAVIATVGAAMGPETRDVDF
- a CDS encoding nuclear transport factor 2 family protein, producing the protein MHRSPLDTTRFIFNAFAQGDIPALLACLADDVEWEYGPCSQDVPWYQNRTGIAGAMEFFHSLAAVEFHKFETTAFLAEGNTVVVLLDSDYSVRSNGNRVVYEDAVFVVRFNDEGKIRRFAHRVDLHQAWLAWHGEQRA
- a CDS encoding AMP-binding protein; this translates as MTRTLTLADAVATHARLRPRKLAVRDSRRRLDYGQWHVRSNQLASALRGLGLEKGERVGVLAYNRLEWMEIYAAMARAGLVVVPLNFRLSGAELAYILQHAEVSAVIAGEEFTATLDALRDEVPVKQGSYITLGATPPTGWLSYEDLVARGEREPRLENVDADDMAALMYTSGTTGRPKGAIRSHGANALIAWATAMEMGFSADDTALLVMPLCHANSLYFGTAFAHLGGTCHIEDRRSFDAEALLRTLAEERVTFTSLVPTHYIMLLALPEAVKRRHDLSAVGKLMISSAPARQETKRGIMELFPNGKLYELYGSTEAGWVTILRPEEQLAKLGSVGREWAGSGAIRLLDEARREVADGEVGELYSRTAYAFDGYWKNDEKSAEAFDGAWCSVGDMARRDADGYIWLVDRKSNMIISGGENVYPTEVENALGQHPAVRDVAAIGVAHEKWGEAVHAVVVLHEGMSASEEELARWCRERLAGFKCPGSMSFISDAAMPRTATGKIQHRVLRDLYARGQLAR